A DNA window from Sporosarcina sp. ANT_H38 contains the following coding sequences:
- the metH gene encoding methionine synthase: MSTHVIKEELQKRILIIDGAMGTMIQNANLSPEDFGGEEYDGCNEYLNIVNPGVIERIHRAYLEAGADIICTNTFGGTPVVLNDYDLGDQAHDINFRAAQFAKKCSAEFSTVEWPRFVAGAIGPTTKTLSVTGGITFDELTRDFYIQAKALVEGGSDLILLETSQDMLNVKAATIGIKKAFEETGIELPIMISGTIEPMGTTLAGQSIEAFYISIEHIKPLSVGLNCATGPEFMRDHIRSLSEISDGYVSCYPNAGLPDEEGHYHESPESLSKKLQGFAEKGWLNLVGGCCGTTPAHIRAVREAVKDLAPRKPAESSRGHVLSGIEPLQYDESMRPLLIGERTNVIGSRKFKRLIIEGKFEEASEIARAQVKGGAHVIDICLANPDRDELEDMSKFMKEVVKKVKVPLVIDSTDEKVIEEALKYSQGKTIINSINLEDGEERFDAVMPLVKKYGAAVVVGTIDEIGMGVTRERKLEIAERSYDLLVNKWGLAPEDIIFDPLVFPVGTGDQQYIGAAIETIEGIRLIKEKMPRCLTTLGVSNVSFGLPPVGREVLNAVYLYHCTQAGLDFAIVNTEKLERFASIPEQEIVMADELLFTTTDKTLADFTDFYRGKKKEKTEDDIPKTVPERLAYYIIEGTKEGLLPDLEAALQMYDTPLDIINGPLMAGMSEVGRLFNENKLIVAEVLQSAGVMKASVLYLEDFMEKKEDDSGKGKIVLATVKGDVHDIGKNLVEIILSNNGYKVIDVGIKVTPAKLIEVIRQEKPDIIGLSGLLVKSAHQMVITAQDFKEAGIDVPILVGGAALSRRFTETKISAEYDGPVLYAKDAMQGLDLANRLQDKEDKEVLLGELGIQQEKRVLAEAVRASKQAVAVLEKPVKTVREDVKVYKPKDLRRHVMRDYSVAHLHPYVNMRTLIGHHLGLRGYSDKLIEQGDERATGLHELVTGFLRSDLLKPRGLYQFFPAQSDGDDVIIYDPEDAKTEIERFTFPRQSVTPFLCLADFLKSVDSGEMDYVAFMQVTAGHGVRAEATRLKEQGKFLESHAFQATALELAEGFAERIHQEIRDQWGFPDATDFTMKDAFAAKYQGQRFSFGYPACPHLEDQAKLFNLVRPEDIGVQLTEGFMMEPEASVSAMVFAHPDARYFVVN; encoded by the coding sequence ATGTCTACTCACGTTATTAAAGAGGAACTTCAAAAAAGAATTCTTATCATTGACGGAGCAATGGGAACGATGATTCAAAACGCTAATCTTTCTCCGGAAGATTTCGGCGGGGAAGAATATGATGGGTGTAATGAGTATTTAAATATTGTCAATCCAGGGGTTATTGAAAGGATTCATCGTGCCTATTTAGAAGCAGGAGCCGATATTATATGTACGAATACGTTTGGTGGAACGCCGGTTGTGTTAAATGACTATGATCTCGGAGACCAAGCACATGACATTAACTTCCGTGCAGCACAATTTGCGAAAAAATGTAGTGCAGAATTTTCTACAGTTGAATGGCCACGTTTTGTAGCAGGTGCAATTGGGCCAACTACGAAAACGCTCTCTGTCACAGGTGGAATTACGTTTGATGAATTAACACGGGACTTTTACATACAAGCGAAAGCGTTGGTCGAAGGTGGAAGTGACTTGATTTTACTAGAAACAAGTCAAGATATGCTGAACGTCAAGGCTGCTACAATTGGCATTAAAAAAGCGTTTGAAGAAACGGGAATAGAACTTCCGATTATGATTTCCGGGACAATTGAACCGATGGGGACTACGTTAGCGGGTCAAAGCATTGAGGCTTTCTATATTTCCATTGAACATATTAAACCACTATCTGTAGGCTTAAACTGTGCAACGGGTCCTGAATTTATGAGAGATCATATCCGCTCGCTGTCAGAGATATCTGATGGCTATGTTAGTTGTTATCCGAACGCAGGATTGCCAGACGAAGAAGGGCATTACCATGAGTCGCCAGAATCACTATCTAAAAAGTTACAGGGCTTTGCAGAAAAAGGGTGGCTAAATTTGGTAGGTGGATGTTGTGGAACGACTCCTGCACATATTCGGGCAGTGCGAGAAGCCGTGAAAGATTTGGCACCACGTAAGCCAGCGGAATCGAGTCGTGGTCATGTCTTATCTGGGATTGAACCGCTTCAATATGATGAATCAATGCGTCCTTTATTAATAGGTGAGCGCACAAATGTAATTGGATCCCGGAAATTTAAACGATTGATTATAGAAGGGAAGTTTGAAGAAGCTTCTGAAATTGCACGTGCCCAAGTAAAGGGTGGAGCGCATGTTATTGATATTTGCCTTGCGAATCCAGACCGCGATGAGTTAGAGGACATGTCTAAATTTATGAAAGAAGTTGTGAAAAAAGTTAAAGTGCCACTAGTCATTGATTCGACGGATGAAAAAGTGATTGAAGAAGCGCTAAAATATTCACAAGGTAAAACAATCATTAACTCTATCAACCTAGAAGACGGAGAAGAACGATTTGATGCAGTAATGCCACTGGTAAAAAAGTATGGTGCTGCTGTAGTCGTTGGGACGATTGATGAAATCGGAATGGGCGTTACGCGTGAACGAAAACTAGAAATCGCCGAACGTTCATATGATTTGCTTGTGAACAAATGGGGGCTTGCGCCTGAAGATATTATTTTCGATCCGCTTGTATTCCCAGTCGGCACTGGGGATCAACAATACATTGGTGCCGCAATAGAAACGATTGAAGGAATTCGTTTAATAAAAGAAAAAATGCCGCGCTGTCTAACAACTTTAGGTGTAAGTAATGTGTCATTTGGTCTTCCACCGGTCGGACGCGAAGTGTTGAATGCCGTTTATTTATATCATTGTACACAAGCAGGACTTGATTTTGCGATTGTCAATACAGAGAAACTGGAGCGCTTTGCGTCTATTCCAGAGCAGGAAATTGTAATGGCGGACGAGCTATTATTTACCACAACGGATAAAACGCTTGCTGATTTCACTGATTTTTATCGCGGTAAGAAAAAAGAGAAAACAGAAGATGATATTCCCAAAACAGTGCCTGAACGTCTTGCTTATTACATTATTGAAGGAACAAAAGAAGGGTTGCTACCTGATTTGGAAGCCGCACTTCAGATGTATGATACACCGCTTGATATTATCAACGGGCCGCTGATGGCGGGGATGTCTGAGGTTGGGCGTCTGTTCAATGAGAATAAGCTCATAGTTGCTGAAGTACTGCAAAGTGCAGGTGTTATGAAAGCATCCGTTCTTTACCTAGAAGATTTCATGGAGAAAAAAGAAGATGATTCCGGTAAAGGAAAAATCGTACTGGCAACTGTTAAAGGCGATGTGCACGATATTGGGAAAAACTTAGTCGAAATTATTTTAAGTAATAATGGCTATAAAGTAATTGATGTTGGCATTAAAGTAACGCCTGCTAAGCTGATTGAAGTCATTCGTCAAGAAAAGCCGGATATCATTGGTTTGTCTGGTTTACTCGTTAAATCTGCACATCAAATGGTTATTACAGCGCAAGATTTTAAAGAAGCTGGAATAGATGTACCAATTCTTGTAGGTGGAGCTGCTCTATCTCGTCGTTTCACAGAAACAAAAATTTCTGCGGAATACGATGGTCCGGTGTTATATGCAAAAGATGCCATGCAAGGACTCGATCTTGCAAATCGTCTGCAAGATAAGGAAGATAAAGAAGTTTTATTAGGCGAATTGGGCATCCAACAAGAGAAACGTGTATTAGCAGAGGCGGTTCGTGCTTCCAAACAAGCGGTTGCTGTTCTGGAGAAGCCGGTGAAAACGGTTCGAGAAGATGTGAAAGTGTATAAACCGAAAGATCTTCGTCGACATGTGATGAGAGATTATTCTGTTGCTCACCTTCATCCTTATGTAAATATGCGTACATTGATTGGCCACCACTTAGGTCTTAGAGGATATAGTGATAAGCTAATCGAACAAGGTGATGAACGTGCAACTGGGCTCCATGAACTCGTAACTGGATTCTTACGCTCGGATCTCTTAAAACCACGGGGATTGTATCAATTTTTCCCTGCGCAATCAGATGGCGATGATGTAATAATTTATGATCCGGAAGATGCTAAAACAGAAATCGAACGTTTCACGTTCCCACGCCAATCTGTCACACCATTCTTATGTCTAGCTGATTTCTTGAAATCAGTGGACAGCGGGGAAATGGACTATGTTGCGTTTATGCAAGTAACGGCAGGTCACGGCGTACGAGCTGAAGCAACTAGACTAAAAGAACAAGGGAAGTTTTTAGAAAGCCATGCATTCCAGGCGACTGCCCTTGAACTAGCGGAAGGATTTGCAGAACGAATTCATCAAGAAATTCGAGATCAGTGGGGCTTCCCAGACGCAACAGACTTTACAATGAAAGACGCTTTCGCTGCTAAATACCAAGGGCAACGCTTCTCCTTCGGCTATCCAGCTTGTCCACATTTAGAAGACCAAGCCAAGCTATTTAACTTGGTAAGACCTGAAGATATTGGCGTGCAGTTAACAGAAGGATTCATGATGGAACCTGAAGCATCAGTATCTGCAATGGTATTTGCTCATCCAGATGCGAGATATTTTGTTGTGAATTAA
- a CDS encoding T7SS effector LXG polymorphic toxin codes for MSLIGTFFKYMKVVDVSPFHDGLRRNNTMLNRLENEMKAIETAVEGLVALEDSLKGQGGDAIRAFYAECHLLFLQFFMTFKSNNVNILIQMDSALDALEPEMNRFIRQRILEGQVQGELT; via the coding sequence ATGTCTTTGATAGGTACCTTTTTCAAATACATGAAAGTAGTAGATGTCAGCCCTTTCCACGATGGCTTGCGGCGGAATAATACCATGCTAAATCGTTTGGAAAATGAAATGAAAGCAATCGAGACCGCAGTCGAAGGACTCGTTGCGCTGGAAGATTCATTGAAAGGACAAGGGGGAGATGCGATTCGTGCATTTTATGCGGAGTGTCACCTGCTGTTCTTACAGTTTTTCATGACATTCAAAAGCAATAATGTAAATATCCTCATCCAAATGGATTCCGCACTTGATGCATTGGAGCCAGAAATGAATCGTTTCATCCGTCAGAGGATCCTTGAAGGACAAGTTCAAGGTGAGCTTACATAA
- a CDS encoding SecY-interacting protein Syd — protein sequence MQQYFRLRRDLADGGLDFLFKTPVIDETNNSIIFEGEIDEDEYVSWKPVEKKVSHDFKQLKEEFGIEFHKTIIEYFNSYWFAELDGFINNHYIKLESVLPSIELSSFQEILKGYKKNHGDRLENIPIGIEGNGLLVVIKNKCGKVYLEDFQRGTFDIITENIQELILNLKLKR from the coding sequence ATGCAACAATATTTTAGATTAAGAAGAGACTTAGCGGATGGGGGGTTAGATTTTTTATTTAAAACTCCAGTAATTGATGAAACCAATAATTCAATAATCTTTGAAGGTGAAATTGATGAAGATGAATATGTTTCATGGAAACCTGTAGAAAAAAAAGTTTCACATGATTTCAAGCAATTAAAAGAGGAATTTGGAATTGAGTTTCATAAGACGATAATTGAGTATTTTAATTCATATTGGTTCGCAGAATTAGACGGTTTTATCAACAATCACTATATTAAATTAGAGTCTGTCTTACCGAGTATTGAATTAAGTTCATTTCAAGAGATATTAAAGGGGTATAAGAAGAATCATGGGGATAGATTAGAAAACATACCTATAGGAATTGAGGGTAATGGACTGCTAGTGGTAATTAAGAATAAATGCGGAAAAGTTTATTTAGAAGATTTTCAGAGAGGAACTTTCGATATTATTACTGAAAATATTCAGGAATTGATATTAAATCTGAAATTAAAAAGGTGA
- a CDS encoding T7SS effector LXG polymorphic toxin yields the protein MWSARTRVIIKRLESNANGFIRQTFLEGEVEEGLTVIAQQTSSLTDEANDILNQVADIVALPHLNDSDVQEGVRDARRKRDQTIADLYEFDANQTRALIAIENDLKTMETWISDIEGLFTDGVTAIDFPLDKWAALSAKNTLQSDLAQRTAGMDGVNAGQGSGDELGNLVGANTSEDERMKALYAAMEKEPSTGDQLNDNSIDPNTGEYLMTFEGKRKVLGGNGTGTIDGLAPYAMAIYDFYLGDIGTMLSPDASGSEILEAALFTIVKPLNLADTGRDILKVGETGKLPVKTGGKIQIVDGEKQYNVNGISPKKVEKDTGNADHPIRTYRNGDLSKLERKYSADSKIIIEMPYVGKGKKGTNAEGWLRNKDFYWKEILNKNFESISKINKQKIELGFSPINDKKFREYFPQYDIKELYNDTLIHHHVGGGGQAVAVPSKLHPGTGGIHNAEKAAGIWGNDNEYAISLEKFLNK from the coding sequence ATTTGGAGCGCACGGACACGCGTAATTATAAAAAGACTTGAATCGAATGCGAACGGGTTCATCCGTCAAACGTTTCTTGAAGGAGAAGTTGAAGAAGGACTTACGGTAATTGCCCAACAGACAAGCAGTCTCACCGACGAAGCCAACGACATTTTGAATCAGGTCGCCGATATCGTTGCTCTTCCACATCTGAATGATAGTGATGTGCAGGAAGGAGTTCGAGATGCGCGGAGGAAACGGGATCAAACGATTGCCGATTTGTATGAATTTGATGCGAACCAGACGAGAGCTTTAATAGCGATAGAGAATGACCTGAAGACGATGGAAACATGGATTTCTGATATCGAGGGATTGTTCACAGACGGTGTGACGGCCATCGACTTCCCGCTGGATAAATGGGCAGCATTATCGGCGAAAAATACACTTCAGTCAGATTTAGCACAACGGACGGCTGGGATGGACGGCGTAAATGCCGGACAAGGATCTGGTGATGAACTTGGCAATCTAGTAGGGGCGAATACGTCTGAAGACGAGAGAATGAAAGCACTCTATGCCGCAATGGAAAAAGAACCCTCTACAGGAGATCAATTGAATGATAATTCAATTGATCCGAATACGGGCGAGTATTTGATGACATTTGAGGGGAAACGTAAGGTTTTAGGCGGAAATGGTACTGGAACTATAGATGGACTCGCTCCTTATGCCATGGCAATATATGACTTCTACTTGGGGGATATTGGTACCATGCTGAGTCCCGATGCAAGTGGAAGTGAGATATTGGAAGCAGCATTATTCACGATTGTTAAGCCTTTGAACTTGGCGGATACTGGGCGTGATATTTTAAAAGTCGGGGAAACTGGTAAACTTCCAGTAAAAACTGGGGGAAAAATACAGATCGTTGATGGCGAAAAACAGTATAATGTGAATGGGATAAGTCCAAAGAAAGTTGAAAAGGATACAGGTAATGCTGATCATCCAATAAGAACCTATAGGAATGGGGATTTGAGTAAATTAGAGAGAAAATACTCTGCCGATTCAAAAATTATTATTGAAATGCCTTATGTTGGGAAGGGGAAAAAAGGTACAAATGCCGAGGGGTGGCTGCGTAATAAAGATTTTTATTGGAAAGAAATATTGAATAAAAATTTTGAAAGCATTAGTAAAATAAATAAACAAAAAATAGAACTGGGATTTTCTCCTATTAATGATAAGAAATTTAGAGAATACTTCCCTCAATATGATATAAAAGAGTTGTATAATGATACGTTAATTCACCATCATGTTGGTGGTGGAGGTCAAGCAGTTGCAGTACCTTCAAAATTACATCCAGGTACTGGCGGTATCCATAATGCCGAAAAAGCTGCTGGAATTTGGGGAAATGATAATGAGTATGCTATATCACTTGAAAAATTCTTAAATAAGTGA
- a CDS encoding pre-toxin TG domain-containing protein has product MKETLSAVADFIPVVGNVKAIVEVVTGRFGAHGHA; this is encoded by the coding sequence TTGAAAGAAACACTCTCTGCCGTAGCAGACTTTATTCCGGTTGTTGGAAACGTAAAAGCAATAGTTGAGGTTGTGACAGGAAGATTTGGAGCGCACGGACACGCGTAA
- a CDS encoding T7SS effector LXG polymorphic toxin — MTIADFYEFDANQTRALITIENDLKRMETWISDIEGLFTDGVTAIDFPTGNTSDK, encoded by the coding sequence ATTACGATTGCCGATTTTTATGAATTTGATGCGAACCAGACGAGGGCTTTAATAACAATAGAGAATGACTTGAAGAGGATGGAAACATGGATTTCTGATATCGAAGGATTGTTCACTGACGGTGTGACGGCAATCGACTTCCCGACTGGAAATACCAGCGACAAATAA
- a CDS encoding SUKH-4 family immunity protein — translation MISPQEFLDKWNSETYGLVNYDESTINSFSLLNETKTFLIKAGLPESAPPFLTFESSTNSGGIRLTEKINSLGNMYDKFIYLGYTGSGNPVCINEFNSEVVYIDYDNENNSVLINSTIAKFAESLLVYVEFVKKVKNVNGRRAYIEKNATKELLDWISKSLHQIDAVSLTQGGFWEEELVSFSE, via the coding sequence ATGATTTCACCACAGGAGTTTTTGGATAAATGGAATAGTGAAACCTATGGTTTGGTTAATTATGATGAATCTACTATTAATTCATTTTCCTTACTTAATGAAACAAAAACTTTTTTAATTAAAGCAGGGCTACCTGAGTCTGCTCCACCTTTTCTAACGTTCGAATCTTCAACCAATAGTGGAGGGATTAGACTAACTGAAAAAATTAATAGTTTAGGAAACATGTATGATAAGTTTATATATTTGGGGTATACTGGTAGCGGAAATCCAGTGTGTATTAATGAATTTAACTCTGAGGTCGTATATATTGATTATGATAATGAAAATAATAGTGTATTGATAAATTCAACCATAGCAAAGTTTGCAGAGTCCTTACTTGTCTATGTTGAATTTGTAAAAAAAGTAAAAAACGTTAATGGGAGAAGAGCCTATATTGAAAAAAATGCAACTAAAGAATTGTTAGATTGGATTTCCAAGAGCCTTCATCAAATTGACGCTGTTTCTTTAACTCAAGGTGGGTTCTGGGAAGAAGAACTTGTCAGTTTTAGTGAATAG
- a CDS encoding T7SS effector LXG polymorphic toxin, whose protein sequence is MKVVDVSPFHDGLRRNNTMLNRLVNEMKAIKTAVEGLVALEDSLKGQGGDAIRAFYAECHLPFLQFFMTFKSHYVNVLTQMDSALDALEPDMNGFIRQTFLEGEVEEGLTEISQLTSSLTDEANEIMNQVADIVALPHLNDSDVQEGVRDARRKRDQTIADLYEFDANQTRALIAIENDLSIMETWLADIESLFNEGLTGVHFESKQWAAITLNSGLQTAIVQQTSAVAGGLGNSDQDNLIGTEIKAGAFQTLESKRTETIERGAYGSYNLLKFHIYENGLIIKEYQLGTRKPIQYEVVKEVEEEFDDGGVRELDNYFEGTKLAFVDYIHPRAIVQKGFKKMALAIIPGVKLSKYKGNLSVKKTSAVENKSKGTDNAVDNPVKVNYSDIRAYRDIDIEKIPIEYRADPRLVSEMNYKGKKTSGTNAAGWERSASKHFNELLDSHPKFFSEANVERIESGLVPVVDDEFIKYCPQYKDFKGDKLIHHHIGGGGQATAVPQSLHKGFGGIHNFEKEHNIRGNDLLTEIGEVFTSEKKP, encoded by the coding sequence ATGAAAGTAGTAGATGTCAGCCCTTTCCACGATGGCTTGCGGAGGAATAATACCATGCTAAATCGTTTGGTAAATGAAATGAAAGCAATCAAGACCGCAGTCGAAGGACTCGTTGCGCTGGAAGACTCCCTTAAAGGGCAAGGTGGTGATGCAATCCGTGCATTTTATGCGGAGTGCCACCTGCCTTTCTTACAGTTTTTCATGACATTCAAAAGCCATTACGTAAATGTCCTCACCCAAATGGATTCAGCACTTGATGCATTGGAGCCGGATATGAACGGGTTCATCCGTCAAACGTTTCTTGAAGGAGAAGTTGAAGAAGGACTTACGGAAATTTCCCAACTGACAAGCAGTCTCACCGACGAAGCCAACGAAATTATGAATCAAGTCGCCGATATCGTTGCTCTTCCACATCTGAATGATAGTGATGTGCAGGAAGGAGTTCGAGATGCGCGGAGGAAACGGGATCAAACGATTGCCGATTTGTATGAATTTGATGCGAACCAGACGAGAGCTTTAATAGCGATAGAGAATGATCTTTCCATCATGGAGACATGGCTTGCAGATATCGAAAGTCTCTTCAATGAAGGGCTCACCGGCGTCCATTTTGAGTCTAAACAGTGGGCGGCAATTACACTGAACAGCGGATTGCAAACAGCCATCGTTCAACAGACCTCTGCGGTTGCGGGGGGCCTAGGGAACAGTGATCAGGATAATCTGATCGGCACGGAAATCAAAGCAGGAGCCTTCCAGACACTTGAAAGTAAAAGAACCGAGACAATCGAGCGTGGAGCTTATGGAAGCTACAACCTGTTAAAATTCCACATCTATGAAAATGGCCTGATTATTAAGGAATACCAACTTGGGACAAGAAAGCCGATTCAATACGAAGTGGTTAAAGAAGTGGAAGAAGAATTCGATGACGGTGGTGTCCGTGAGCTCGACAACTATTTTGAAGGTACGAAGCTAGCATTTGTGGATTATATCCATCCGAGGGCAATCGTCCAAAAAGGCTTCAAAAAAATGGCGCTGGCTATCATCCCTGGAGTTAAGCTATCCAAATATAAAGGGAATCTTTCCGTTAAGAAGACTTCTGCAGTTGAAAATAAGTCTAAGGGTACAGATAATGCTGTAGATAATCCAGTGAAAGTTAATTATAGTGATATTAGAGCTTACCGTGATATTGACATTGAAAAAATACCAATAGAATACAGGGCTGACCCTAGGCTCGTTTCCGAAATGAACTATAAGGGAAAGAAAACAAGCGGAACTAACGCAGCAGGATGGGAAAGAAGTGCTTCGAAACATTTTAATGAATTACTAGATAGTCATCCTAAATTTTTCAGCGAAGCAAATGTTGAAAGAATTGAGAGTGGATTAGTACCTGTGGTAGATGACGAGTTTATTAAATATTGTCCTCAGTATAAAGATTTTAAGGGGGATAAACTAATACATCACCATATCGGTGGTGGAGGTCAAGCAACTGCGGTTCCACAATCATTGCATAAAGGCTTTGGAGGGATACACAATTTTGAGAAAGAACACAACATTAGGGGGAACGACCTTTTGACTGAAATTGGAGAAGTGTTTACGTCTGAAAAGAAACCGTAA
- a CDS encoding YwqI/YxiC family protein: MSTEVKIDYGEVENQLREMNSKTESLIPRAEPPITGNTMDVVTKQTKLSIQLEQLLMNYQTVLMENSKTTTSSVEFMRESDEKIANVVHSTLSGLKQAML; encoded by the coding sequence ATGTCGACCGAAGTGAAAATAGACTATGGAGAAGTTGAAAACCAATTAAGGGAAATGAACAGCAAAACGGAGTCACTCATTCCAAGAGCTGAACCACCGATAACAGGAAATACGATGGATGTCGTGACTAAACAGACGAAGTTGTCGATTCAACTGGAACAGCTTTTGATGAACTATCAAACTGTGTTAATGGAGAATAGTAAAACAACGACTAGCTCTGTTGAATTCATGCGTGAATCAGACGAAAAAATAGCGAATGTTGTGCATAGTACATTATCCGGACTGAAGCAGGCGATGTTATAA
- a CDS encoding DUF5082 domain-containing protein: MLVYYYALLSKKEGEVARLNACQSSLGEKQQQFTMNEHKCLEPELSPTTWHGRHATDFQAIREEGIHTAYLEIVGSQFQNV; encoded by the coding sequence TTGCTTGTCTATTACTATGCACTATTGAGTAAGAAGGAAGGGGAGGTTGCACGTCTGAATGCGTGTCAATCCTCACTAGGCGAAAAACAGCAGCAATTCACTATGAATGAACACAAATGTTTGGAACCAGAACTTTCGCCCACGACTTGGCATGGTAGACATGCTACTGATTTTCAAGCTATTCGTGAAGAGGGAATTCACACAGCTTATTTGGAGATTGTAGGTTCCCAGTTTCAAAACGTATAG
- a CDS encoding DoxX family protein, with the protein MVVLKQSKFGKNVIIEENPLSRWLFSNTTSSWIWLVLRLYLGYSWLMAGIGKVTSDVWTGANAGVALEGFMGGVLAKAESGDVAGWYAWFLESLVIPNAVPFSYMVAWGEVLIGLGLIVGLLTGIAAFFGALMNMSFLLAGTVSTNPVMFIIAVFLIMAWKVAGWYGLDRWVLPRLGTPWSPKK; encoded by the coding sequence ATGGTTGTATTGAAACAATCTAAGTTTGGAAAGAATGTTATTATCGAAGAAAATCCGCTATCAAGATGGTTATTTTCTAACACGACATCCTCATGGATATGGTTGGTGCTAAGATTATACCTTGGTTATTCTTGGCTGATGGCGGGCATTGGAAAAGTTACTTCAGACGTATGGACAGGTGCTAATGCTGGTGTTGCGCTTGAAGGGTTTATGGGTGGTGTCCTTGCTAAAGCTGAATCGGGGGACGTCGCAGGGTGGTATGCTTGGTTTCTAGAGAGCCTCGTAATTCCAAACGCAGTCCCATTTTCTTATATGGTCGCTTGGGGTGAAGTGTTAATTGGACTTGGCCTAATCGTTGGACTCTTAACAGGAATTGCAGCTTTCTTTGGTGCACTTATGAATATGTCTTTCTTATTGGCAGGTACTGTGAGTACGAATCCGGTTATGTTTATAATTGCAGTATTCTTAATTATGGCCTGGAAAGTTGCTGGTTGGTATGGTCTAGATCGTTGGGTGTTGCCTCGCTTAGGTACACCTTGGTCGCCAAAGAAATGA
- a CDS encoding SDR family oxidoreductase — protein sequence MLKSFSLEGKVAAITGATRGIGRSMALALAEAGADIALLQRNLDQVDVKQAIEGMGRKCVIIPCNLEDVNQVKDAIPSVVMHFGKIDILVNNAGIQRRSPAVDFSEMDWDDVINVNLKSVWLLCQQAGKYMVPNKSGKIINLASLLSFQGGLTVPAYAAAKGGVAQLTKALSNEWAQHHVNVNAIVPGYIATDMNEALIQDETRNRQILERIPSGRWGSPDDFNGAVVYLASDASNYVNGHLLAVDGGWLGR from the coding sequence ATGTTGAAATCATTTTCCTTGGAGGGAAAAGTAGCTGCTATTACTGGCGCAACAAGAGGAATCGGCCGTTCCATGGCCCTGGCCTTAGCTGAAGCAGGTGCGGACATTGCACTTCTTCAAAGAAATCTTGATCAGGTAGATGTAAAACAAGCCATTGAAGGCATGGGAAGAAAGTGCGTTATCATTCCTTGTAATTTAGAAGATGTAAACCAAGTGAAAGATGCAATCCCGTCAGTTGTAATGCATTTCGGGAAAATCGACATCCTTGTAAACAACGCTGGCATTCAGCGTCGTTCGCCGGCGGTTGATTTTTCAGAGATGGATTGGGACGATGTGATCAATGTGAACTTGAAGTCGGTTTGGCTTTTATGCCAACAAGCAGGAAAATATATGGTGCCAAATAAGAGCGGGAAAATTATTAATCTTGCATCCTTGCTTTCATTCCAAGGTGGCTTAACTGTTCCGGCGTACGCTGCGGCAAAAGGCGGCGTTGCTCAACTAACGAAGGCCCTTTCTAATGAATGGGCACAACATCATGTAAATGTAAATGCAATCGTACCAGGTTATATTGCTACGGATATGAACGAAGCACTCATCCAAGATGAAACACGAAACAGGCAAATATTGGAGCGAATCCCTTCTGGTCGTTGGGGAAGTCCTGATGATTTTAATGGAGCAGTCGTTTACTTAGCATCCGATGCTTCTAATTATGTCAATGGCCATCTGTTAGCTGTAGATGGTGGTTGGTTGGGAAGATAG